A genomic segment from Candidatus Peregrinibacteria bacterium encodes:
- a CDS encoding co-chaperone GroES, with protein MKIKPLFKKVVVEATSAEEVRASGIVIPDTVSKERPQQGKVLAVGPGKKDEPMTVKVDDVVLFKTYSPTEVKVDGKEYLILDEEDILGVLSK; from the coding sequence ATGAAGATAAAACCACTTTTTAAAAAAGTTGTTGTTGAAGCAACATCTGCAGAGGAAGTCAGAGCTTCCGGAATCGTCATCCCCGACACTGTTTCTAAGGAGAGACCGCAACAGGGGAAAGTTCTTGCGGTTGGTCCTGGCAAGAAAGATGAGCCAATGACGGTGAAAGTCGACGATGTTGTCCTTTTTAAGACGTATTCTCCAACGGAGGTGAAAGTCGACGGAAAGGAGTATCTCATTCTGGATGAAGAGGATATTTTGGGAGTACTTTCCAAATAA
- the groL gene encoding chaperonin GroEL (60 kDa chaperone family; promotes refolding of misfolded polypeptides especially under stressful conditions; forms two stacked rings of heptamers to form a barrel-shaped 14mer; ends can be capped by GroES; misfolded proteins enter the barrel where they are refolded when GroES binds), whose product MAKNIVFSDDARKKLLSGVKQLFDAIRVTMGPKGRNVVIDKKYGGPQITNDGVTIAKEIELKDPYENLGVQMVKEAATKTQDAAGDGTTTATVLAAAMILEGIRNIAAGANPMGLKKGIEVAVEAIVAELEKKKKPVTTREEKAQVGTITSKDPDIGELIADAMEKVKGEGVITVEEGKTMGLDIETVEGMQFDNGYISPYMVTDSSRMEAVMENPRILITDRKISSIQDILPLIEALASAGKKNLVIIAEDLEGEALTTLVLNKLRGTFNTLAIKAPAFGDRRKAMLQDIAILTGGRVITEELGLKLENATVNDLGEARKVISTKDVTTIVEGKGTKKDIEKRVQEIKVEIENTTSDYDREKLQERVAKLAGGVAIIKVGAATEIELKEKKHRIEDALSATYAAVEEGILPGGGVALLKTRKILVALAEKEHDSDIRVGIMLVYKSLEFPLRQIAENCGLEGSVIVEKVLAEKDYNMGFNAAEERIEDLVKSGIVDPKKVTRAALQNGASVAGMFLTTEAAIVEIPEEKPAVMPGGGMGGMGDY is encoded by the coding sequence ATGGCAAAAAACATTGTTTTTTCAGATGATGCTCGCAAAAAACTCCTTTCCGGAGTAAAACAGCTCTTTGACGCTATTCGCGTTACGATGGGACCAAAAGGGCGAAATGTGGTGATCGACAAGAAATATGGAGGACCACAAATCACCAATGACGGCGTTACGATTGCGAAAGAAATTGAACTCAAAGATCCGTATGAGAATTTGGGAGTACAAATGGTAAAAGAGGCGGCAACAAAAACTCAAGACGCTGCCGGAGATGGAACAACAACCGCAACGGTTCTCGCTGCTGCGATGATTTTGGAAGGAATTCGCAATATCGCTGCGGGAGCAAATCCCATGGGACTCAAAAAAGGAATCGAAGTTGCTGTTGAAGCAATTGTTGCGGAACTTGAGAAAAAGAAAAAACCAGTGACGACTCGTGAAGAGAAAGCTCAGGTTGGGACTATTACCTCAAAAGATCCTGACATTGGCGAACTCATTGCCGATGCCATGGAAAAGGTGAAAGGAGAAGGAGTTATTACGGTAGAAGAGGGAAAAACCATGGGGCTTGATATTGAAACTGTTGAAGGAATGCAGTTCGACAACGGATACATTTCTCCCTACATGGTCACGGATTCTTCTCGGATGGAAGCAGTTATGGAAAATCCGCGTATTCTCATTACTGATAGAAAAATCTCCTCAATCCAGGATATTCTTCCTCTTATTGAAGCGCTCGCTAGTGCCGGAAAGAAAAATCTCGTCATTATTGCAGAAGATTTGGAAGGGGAAGCTTTAACAACTTTGGTGCTGAATAAACTCCGAGGAACATTTAACACTCTCGCAATTAAAGCTCCTGCTTTTGGAGATCGAAGAAAGGCAATGCTTCAGGATATTGCGATCCTCACTGGAGGAAGGGTTATTACCGAAGAACTCGGATTAAAGCTTGAGAATGCAACCGTGAACGATTTAGGAGAAGCCCGAAAAGTCATTTCTACGAAGGACGTAACGACAATTGTCGAGGGAAAAGGAACAAAGAAAGATATCGAAAAAAGAGTTCAGGAAATCAAAGTGGAAATAGAGAATACGACTTCTGATTACGACCGAGAGAAGCTTCAAGAACGTGTTGCAAAACTCGCTGGAGGAGTTGCTATTATCAAGGTAGGAGCTGCGACGGAAATTGAACTGAAAGAGAAAAAACACCGAATTGAAGATGCTCTTTCAGCAACATATGCCGCCGTGGAAGAAGGCATTCTCCCTGGCGGTGGTGTTGCGCTCCTCAAAACAAGAAAAATTCTTGTGGCACTTGCTGAAAAAGAACATGATTCTGATATAAGGGTCGGAATTATGCTCGTTTACAAGTCTCTTGAATTCCCTCTGAGACAAATTGCGGAAAATTGCGGACTCGAGGGATCGGTTATTGTGGAGAAGGTTCTTGCAGAGAAGGACTACAATATGGGATTTAATGCGGCAGAAGAAAGAATTGAAGATTTGGTAAAATCTGGAATTGTGGACCCGAAAAAAGTGACCAGAGCAGCACTTCAAAATGGAGCTTCTGTTGCGGGAATGTTCCTCACCACCGAAGCTGCGATCGTAGAAATTCCAGAAGAAAAACCAGCAGTAATGCCCGGAGGAGGAATGGGCGGAATGGGAGACTACTAA